One window from the genome of Amaranthus tricolor cultivar Red isolate AtriRed21 chromosome 9, ASM2621246v1, whole genome shotgun sequence encodes:
- the LOC130823237 gene encoding SKP1-like protein 7, translating to MASSSRSCSSSENRNTITLTSSDGLTFEIEENVAVQMKTIRKYLKDLPVNQRKFRVPTVTGHVLAKVIVYCKKHAENPNYIQELKILDKKSVNENDQYALYNLANAAKDLIVKSLMDLTYDTVFACLESNKSRKRIMRFISNCFSWF from the coding sequence ATGGCATCTTCATCAAGATCTTGTTCTTCATCCGAGAACAGGAACACGATAACCCTAACGAGCTCAGATGGATTGACCTTCGAAATCGAAGAAAACGTGGCAGTGCAAATGAAAACAATCCGTAAGTATTTAAAAGATCTGCCTGTCAACCAAAGAAAGTTTCGGGTGCCGACAGTCACCGGACATGTACTAGCGAAAGTTATCGTCTACTGCAAAAAGCATGCGGAAAACCCGAATTATATTCAAGAACTCAAGATTTTGGATAAAAAATCTGTAAACGAAAATGATCAGTATGCACTTTATAATTTAGCAAATGCTGCAAAAGATTTGATAGTTAAGTCATTGATGGATTTGACTTACGATACTGTGTTTGCCTGCTTGGAATCCAACAAGAGTAGGAAGAGAATTATGAGGTTcatttctaattgtttttcttgGTTTTAG
- the LOC130823155 gene encoding protein LEAD-SENSITIVE 1-like yields MLPKIRGETPISKDDLKPGDHIYTYRTAYTYCHHGIYEGNGRIIHFTGDMLGGNSLSSFSSSSSHHKKCSNCGYQSNVMGVIRTCFDCFLHKFKNLYLYVYGKCDPPEEVLSRARFLLQKYKGFGDYSLTENNCEDFAIYCKTGCLLFDQNGKHVSRSTQVRKAGLVIDGVTSAISPLGAVLKLLKNSKYTERRISVEVFYDNYRYKA; encoded by the exons ATGCTTCCAAAGATTAGGGGTGAAACACCCATTTCCAAGGATGACTTGAAACCAGGAGATCACATTTACACGTATAGGACGGCCTACACCTATTGCCATCACG GTATATACGAGGGCAATGGAAGAATAATACATTTCACGGGTGACATGTTGGGAGGAAATTCATTATCCTCATTCTCAAGTAGCTCGTCACATCACAAAAAATGCTCAAACTGCGGCTACCAATCAAATGTTATGGGAGTGATCCGTACATGTTTTGATTGTTTCCTccataaatttaaaaatctttACCTGTATGTATATGGTAAGTGTGACCCACCTGAAGAAGTTTTAAGTCGTGCTCGTTTTCTCCTACAGAAGTATAAGGGGttcggtgattatagtttaACAGAAAACAACTGTGAGGATTTTGCCATTTACTGCAAAACGGGATGTCTCTTGTTTGATCAGAATGGTAAACATGTGTCTAGAAGCACCCAGGTTCGAAAGGCAGGCCTTGTTATTGATGGAGTCACTAGCGCTATAAGTCCTCTTGGAGCTGTGCTCAAGTTGTTGAAGAATTCTAAGTATACAGAGAGGAGGATTTCTGTTGAGGTCTTTTATGATAACTATCGCTATAAAGCTTAG
- the LOC130823236 gene encoding SKP1-like protein 7, which yields MASSSRSCSSSENRNTITLTSSDGLTFEIEENVAVQIKTLRMYLKDLPVNQRKFLVPTVTGDVLAKVIVYCKKHAENPNRDNPNYIQELKIWDKKFVNENDQYALYDLANAAKDLKVKPLIDLTYDTVPNMYELPLRSIRGILPKRYDIEFKKIVAFNASLNSNDVPNNVEEAIRDPKWKKAMEKEMFAFDKNET from the exons ATGGCATCTTCATCAAGATCTTGTTCTTCATCCGAGAACAGGAACACGATAACCCTAACGAGCTCAGATGGATTGACCTTCGAAATCGAAGAAAACGTGGCAGTGCAAATCAAAACACTCCGTATGTATTTAAAAGATCTGCCTGTCAACCAAAGAAAGTTTTTGGTGCCGACAGTAACCGGAGATGTACTAGCGAAAGTTATCGTCTACTGTAAAAAGCATGCGGAAAACCCTAATAGGGATAACCCTAATTATATTCAAGAACTCAAGATTTGGGATAAAAAATTTGTAAACGAAAATGATCAGTATGCACTTTATGATTTAGCAAACGCTGCAAAAGATTTGAAAGTTAAGCCATTGATTGATTTGACTTACGATACTGT ACCAAACATGTATGAGCTACCCCTTAGAAGCATAAGGGGAATTCTACCAAAGAGATATGATATAGAGTTCAAG AAAATTGTGGCCTTCAATGCTTCTCTTAACTCTAACGATGTGCCTAACAATGTTGAAGAGGCTATCAGAGATCCTAAGTGGAAAAAGGCAATGGAGAAGGAAATGTTTGCTTTTGATAAAAATGAAACATAG